The following coding sequences are from one Beggiatoa alba B18LD window:
- a CDS encoding tetratricopeptide repeat protein, translating into MPLTSRWYAHIVLIMSAVLLVYAQTVDVPFYLDDFSSIQENPVIYQWKGTLAELWNFSALRILGYYTFALNFQVHQFEVFGYHIVNIAIHMLAGLSVFLFVHSLMQTPVMRHYLTDNSKHWLPLLVALLFVLHPLQTQAVTYIVQRLASMAALFYISALVCYLQLRLEKNTLQQSAWLGLCLVFCLCAFFTKQNTATLPLAFLLLELLCFPIYKKRLQLITVGTIASLFIIWALLALLLGANPFSLTAMQALTQETQEISRTIYLATQFSVLWTYISLFFFPIGQHIDYSYPIASSFWDTTALLALSGHLCILIIAFYSVKRLPLLALSIFFYYLTHLVESSVIPITDVVFEHRTYLPNLGLCLLSAWFLLEVIYKHFDRRMSLLFILIILVTLSVMTWKRNQLWRDPIALWQDNTQKSPKKERGWIILGKHLIQANRPLEGIQALQNSMTRVTDENGNQSVRITVETILNLVVAHRMLKEYDEAIALINQAIASPSLRPFDRSKFFVNQGNIFYEQKRYAESEASYRQAIQYYPESLTARANLASILATTNREMEAIQLYEEILKIDPNNAVISENLQKVKSGQHLN; encoded by the coding sequence ATGCCCCTTACTTCGCGTTGGTATGCTCACATTGTTCTCATCATGTCAGCAGTGTTACTCGTTTATGCACAGACTGTTGATGTTCCATTTTATTTAGATGATTTTTCTTCTATTCAAGAAAATCCTGTCATTTATCAATGGAAAGGAACATTAGCAGAGTTATGGAATTTTTCAGCCCTGCGGATACTGGGCTACTATACATTTGCCTTAAATTTTCAAGTTCATCAATTTGAAGTTTTTGGCTATCATATTGTGAATATAGCCATTCATATGCTCGCGGGTTTAAGCGTTTTTCTTTTTGTACACAGCTTGATGCAAACCCCTGTGATGCGTCACTATTTAACCGACAATAGTAAACACTGGCTACCGCTATTAGTGGCTTTACTCTTTGTCTTACATCCGCTACAAACTCAAGCAGTCACTTACATTGTGCAACGGCTTGCCTCAATGGCTGCCCTTTTTTATATTTCCGCCTTAGTTTGCTATTTACAACTCCGTCTTGAAAAAAACACACTTCAACAATCTGCTTGGTTAGGACTGTGTCTTGTTTTTTGCCTCTGTGCTTTTTTTACAAAACAGAATACCGCAACATTACCATTAGCCTTTTTACTCTTAGAACTACTTTGCTTTCCCATTTATAAAAAACGCTTACAACTGATTACAGTAGGAACAATTGCAAGTTTATTCATTATTTGGGCTTTGCTGGCTCTTTTGCTGGGAGCGAATCCTTTTTCGCTGACTGCGATGCAAGCCTTAACTCAAGAAACCCAAGAAATTTCCAGAACGATTTATTTAGCAACACAATTTAGTGTTTTATGGACATATATCTCACTGTTTTTTTTCCCGATTGGGCAACATATTGATTATAGTTACCCCATTGCCAGCAGTTTTTGGGATACAACAGCTTTACTTGCCTTAAGTGGACATCTTTGCATTCTTATCATCGCATTCTACAGTGTTAAACGCTTGCCCCTATTAGCGTTAAGTATCTTTTTCTACTACCTCACACATCTTGTAGAATCTAGCGTTATTCCCATTACTGATGTTGTTTTCGAACATCGGACTTATTTACCTAATCTCGGCTTATGTTTACTCAGTGCTTGGTTTTTACTCGAAGTGATTTATAAGCACTTTGACCGTCGCATGAGCCTTCTATTTATCCTGATTATTCTTGTCACACTCAGCGTGATGACATGGAAACGTAATCAATTATGGCGTGACCCCATCGCACTATGGCAAGACAATACGCAAAAATCGCCCAAAAAAGAACGTGGCTGGATTATTTTAGGTAAACACTTAATACAAGCAAACCGTCCATTAGAAGGCATTCAAGCGTTGCAAAACTCAATGACGCGCGTAACGGATGAGAATGGCAATCAATCAGTACGTATTACGGTAGAAACCATACTTAACCTTGTTGTTGCTCATCGCATGTTAAAAGAATATGACGAAGCCATTGCCTTGATTAACCAAGCTATTGCTTCCCCTTCTTTACGCCCTTTTGACCGCTCTAAATTTTTCGTTAATCAAGGGAATATTTTTTATGAACAAAAACGCTATGCAGAAAGCGAAGCCTCTTACCGTCAAGCAATTCAATATTATCCAGAAAGCCTCACCGCTCGCGCGAACTTAGCCAGCATTCTGGCAACAACAAATCGTGAAATGGAAGCCATTCAATTGTACGAAGAAATTTTAAAAATAGACCCGAATAACGCTGTTATTTCAGAAAACCTACAAAAAGTGAAATCAGGTCAACATCTTAATTAA
- a CDS encoding Ig-like domain-containing protein — translation MRKSLYWLGFSINLYAITACTDTTSTTTQIHVDIPALSATISTPLHLNLGQGVELRIHLNDAEGHPQAEKVLQVRSKIGNYIGDETPITNAMGDAYVMILANKQGTDTLQIQDQQGSQREIVIQVEKSQATTDSNNTHVIPPPASGLHVEVPNLRGWGQISIIQTSLGDNVELQVNYLNDKGEPESGQVLQLSSRQGNHLSDNQITTDHNGQAEAVFLATIVGRDVLTISTPEQDKTAKLYFNIQDLDQENTPLLPIEPLTEQAGIVSWKTLSQVQIEDTQIRFNPDIQALNTKTITIEGFMTPLENNEIQKHFLLSALPPTCFYCLPDSNEGIIEIHSMDGIPYTFRPLRLQGIFNLTPNNDSGFFYQLDHAQRLPR, via the coding sequence ATGCGTAAATCACTGTACTGGCTAGGATTCAGCATCAACCTTTACGCAATTACAGCATGTACTGATACCACATCGACCACGACACAGATACATGTAGATATTCCTGCCTTGTCCGCCACAATAAGTACACCATTACATCTAAACCTAGGGCAAGGAGTAGAATTACGGATTCACCTCAACGATGCTGAAGGACATCCACAGGCAGAAAAAGTATTACAAGTTCGTTCAAAAATCGGTAATTACATCGGTGACGAAACGCCCATAACCAACGCAATGGGAGATGCTTACGTCATGATACTAGCGAACAAACAAGGCACGGATACACTACAAATTCAAGACCAACAAGGCAGCCAACGAGAAATCGTTATTCAAGTGGAGAAATCACAAGCAACAACCGATAGCAATAACACCCATGTCATACCGCCCCCAGCATCAGGGCTACATGTTGAAGTGCCAAATTTACGCGGCTGGGGACAAATCAGTATTATTCAAACCAGCTTAGGCGACAATGTCGAATTGCAAGTCAACTATCTCAATGACAAAGGAGAACCCGAAAGCGGTCAAGTGCTACAACTCTCCTCCCGCCAAGGTAATCACCTCTCAGATAACCAAATAACCACAGACCATAATGGTCAAGCCGAAGCAGTATTTTTAGCCACAATTGTCGGGCGTGATGTTCTCACTATCAGTACCCCTGAACAAGACAAAACAGCAAAATTATATTTTAATATCCAAGACCTAGACCAAGAAAACACCCCACTATTACCCATAGAACCACTGACAGAACAAGCTGGCATTGTGTCATGGAAAACCCTCTCTCAAGTACAAATTGAAGATACACAAATCCGCTTTAATCCAGACATTCAAGCCTTAAACACAAAAACAATTACCATAGAAGGCTTTATGACACCTTTAGAAAACAATGAGATACAAAAACATTTCCTCCTCTCAGCCCTTCCCCCAACCTGCTTCTATTGCCTCCCAGACAGCAATGAAGGCATTATCGAAATTCACAGCATGGACGGTATTCCCTATACCTTTAGACCATTACGCCTACAAGGTATTTTTAATTTAACGCCAAATAATGACTCAGGATTTTTCTACCAACTAGACCATGCACAACGACTCCCCCGCTAA
- a CDS encoding MORN repeat-containing protein, producing the protein MHDLPREKLTELLQRYGTTLCHNAKRLESLLRDACAGEYQREIFVLTHALKQGIAREVFHPKLDTPSQILTTRLAQRLHDNLGFDKNLALWAVQSWLTVSNSFPPHQRFIPERPKHLPVLFQSLQSHPTPTSTQLPEESLTTQFMTLPDNSRYQGELHDGKPHGNGIQIYPDGYQYEGMFYQGQRQGNGKEDTQTGEHYEGEFYANQRHGKGMLTLANGDSYSGEFTHGHFNESTGTAVLHFLDGKCYEGETREHQPHGQGKLSYPNGESYEGEFWEGAYHGWGVLHQHNGNYYEGEFRDNKRHGYGTLIYANGSRYQGHFRHGNYNGQGTLQFANGSQYDGNFKDGKFNGYGVFISINGKQQKGIWQNNQLLESKLDETIALKNKVSKFSDGTEKI; encoded by the coding sequence ATGCACGACCTACCCCGCGAAAAACTGACCGAACTCCTCCAACGCTACGGTACAACCCTTTGCCACAATGCCAAACGCTTAGAATCCCTCCTGCGTGATGCCTGTGCTGGAGAATATCAACGAGAAATTTTCGTACTAACACACGCTTTAAAACAAGGTATTGCGCGAGAAGTCTTTCACCCAAAACTAGACACCCCTAGCCAAATACTCACAACACGTCTTGCGCAACGATTACACGACAATCTTGGCTTTGATAAAAATCTCGCACTTTGGGCAGTACAAAGCTGGCTTACAGTCAGCAATAGCTTTCCGCCACATCAACGTTTTATCCCAGAACGCCCCAAACATCTCCCAGTGCTGTTTCAATCTCTCCAATCACACCCAACACCAACCAGCACACAATTACCAGAAGAATCATTAACAACCCAATTTATGACACTTCCTGATAACAGCCGTTATCAAGGCGAACTCCACGATGGCAAGCCACATGGTAATGGCATCCAAATTTATCCTGATGGATACCAATATGAAGGCATGTTTTACCAAGGACAACGTCAAGGCAATGGCAAAGAAGATACGCAAACAGGAGAACACTACGAGGGCGAGTTTTATGCAAATCAACGTCATGGCAAAGGTATGTTGACACTTGCTAACGGCGACAGCTACAGCGGTGAATTCACACACGGACACTTTAACGAAAGTACAGGCACTGCTGTTTTACATTTTTTAGATGGCAAATGTTATGAAGGAGAAACCCGAGAGCATCAGCCTCATGGGCAAGGAAAACTCTCATATCCCAATGGCGAAAGCTATGAAGGTGAATTTTGGGAAGGCGCATACCATGGCTGGGGGGTTCTACATCAACACAATGGCAACTATTATGAAGGCGAATTTCGTGACAATAAACGGCATGGATATGGAACACTAATTTATGCAAATGGCAGTCGTTACCAAGGTCATTTTCGCCATGGTAATTATAACGGACAAGGGACTCTCCAATTTGCAAACGGTAGTCAATATGATGGCAATTTTAAAGACGGTAAATTTAACGGTTATGGCGTATTTATCTCGATAAATGGTAAACAACAAAAAGGGATTTGGCAGAATAATCAATTATTAGAATCAAAACTTGATGAAACCATTGCTTTAAAAAATAAAGTGAGTAAATTCAGTGATGGTACAGAAAAAATATAA
- a CDS encoding tyrosine-type recombinase/integrase, protein MSEIKCQIEVPSGLVGEVLSFLESKQAEHGFSEFVRTYLEEVGTLGKIKRGKRVHVNVERDRACFRNLVFFFRGKTIEGLSRQDIGEYVRYRRSRVSDSTIRRELAVLSAAINYATVQWEWNLTNPTLNQKPAQNPAKERYLTQLEARTLVEKARFHGRAPYLWLFILLAINTGMRKQELLGLVWTQFNRDTASLRLHKTKSGKARTVPLNRVALFALERLHQVRNGRYVFQIAGQPIRDIKRSFASVCRLAGITDCSPHTLRHTFASWLAIQGKSLKHIGEVLGHSNVYVTERYAHLQTAVLQETVASLDELFESFFIQNQDEKS, encoded by the coding sequence ATGAGTGAGATTAAGTGTCAAATAGAAGTGCCAAGCGGTTTAGTGGGTGAGGTGTTATCGTTTTTGGAGTCTAAGCAAGCGGAGCATGGGTTTAGTGAGTTTGTACGGACGTATTTAGAGGAAGTCGGAACATTAGGAAAGATTAAGCGCGGTAAGCGGGTTCATGTGAACGTTGAACGGGATAGGGCTTGCTTTCGGAATTTAGTGTTTTTCTTTCGGGGTAAAACGATTGAGGGCTTGAGTCGTCAGGATATAGGGGAGTATGTGAGGTATCGCCGTTCTCGGGTATCTGATTCGACTATCAGGCGGGAATTAGCGGTTTTAAGTGCGGCAATTAATTACGCCACAGTTCAATGGGAATGGAATTTGACGAACCCAACCTTGAACCAGAAGCCCGCACAGAATCCTGCTAAGGAGCGGTATTTAACACAGTTAGAAGCAAGAACGTTGGTTGAGAAAGCACGATTTCATGGGAGAGCGCCTTATCTTTGGTTGTTTATCCTATTGGCGATTAATACAGGTATGCGTAAACAAGAGTTATTAGGCTTAGTCTGGACGCAGTTTAATCGGGATACCGCCAGTTTACGCTTGCATAAAACGAAGTCGGGAAAAGCACGGACTGTTCCTTTAAATCGGGTTGCGTTGTTTGCTTTAGAACGCTTACATCAGGTTAGGAATGGGCGTTATGTGTTTCAGATTGCAGGGCAACCGATTAGAGATATTAAGCGCAGTTTTGCCTCAGTGTGTCGGTTAGCGGGGATTACGGATTGCTCGCCGCATACGTTACGCCACACTTTCGCGTCTTGGTTAGCGATACAGGGGAAGTCTTTAAAGCATATAGGTGAAGTGTTAGGACATAGCAATGTCTATGTGACAGAACGCTATGCACATTTACAGACGGCTGTTTTACAGGAAACAGTAGCGAGTTTGGATGAATTATTTGAATCGTTTTTTATTCAGAATCAGGATGAAAAGAGTTGA
- a CDS encoding efflux RND transporter permease subunit, whose amino-acid sequence MALPNLSEWSLQHQALIRYFLIALLAAGVLSYSQLGQMEDPEFTIKTMVVRVLWTGASAEEVEQQVTDKIEKKLEETPYLDFLRSYSKSGESTLFINLLDSTPAKAVPDVWYQVRKKIGDIQNTLPNGVKGPFFNDEFGDTFGSIFAFTADGFNYAELKDYIDDVRQELLRIDDVSKVDIVGAQEEKIYLELSHSKLASLQIDPNLIINTLQAQNAIAPAGTINTESDAVHLRVSGVFDSVESIRNLGISTNGHVFRLGDIATVYRGYIDPPTTKMRFEGKEAIGLAVSMRKGGDVIILGKALQVAMAQIKQNLPVGIDVHQVSNQPAVVEHSVLEFVKVLAEAVIIVLIVSFLSLGFRTGLVVALSIPLVLATTFLVMKFFGIDLQRISLGALIIALGLLVDDAMIAVEMMALKLEQGWSRAHAATFAYNSTAFPMLTGTLITAAAFLPVGMAKSAAGEYTFSMFQVVIIALLISWFVAVLFIPYLGYVLLPEHKKHQTATDSTGTHVAPEHHEIDVYSRGFYVPFRKMVIFCVKYRKSVILLTFILFATAVYGFRFVEQQFFPASNRPELLIDLWLPQGSSYQATEKAVVEMEKHLTNDPNIENYVSYVGNGSPRFYLAMDLQLENANFAQIVVMTKGGEAREVVLQKIRNLLNNDFPELRGRVTRLENGPPVGYPVQFRVLGKDLDKLREISQEVATAMRANPNTRNVHLDWNEKAKIVKLDIDQDKARQLGIDSQTLSNTLNTFLTGLNMTEFREEDKLIQVVARAIPSERSLLGTIDELNIPLANGNSVPLSQIARLVDSFEEGVIWRRDRLPVISVRADIVDGIQAPDVTMQLLPVINTIKEKLPLGYEIQTGGALESSAKSQKPIAAVMPVMMITILTLLMLQLQSMQRAFLVLLTAPLGIIGMTIFLLLLDRPFGFVAMLGAISLAGMIMRNSVILVDQIEQDKEMGVSDFQAVVESTVRRFRPIMLTAAAAILAMIPLSESVFWGPLAVTIMGGLLVATVLTLFFLPALYAAWFRVKVE is encoded by the coding sequence ATGGCACTTCCTAATCTTTCTGAATGGTCTTTACAACATCAGGCGTTAATACGTTATTTTTTAATTGCATTATTAGCGGCGGGGGTTTTGTCTTATAGTCAGTTGGGGCAAATGGAAGACCCTGAATTTACGATTAAAACAATGGTTGTTCGGGTTTTATGGACGGGCGCGAGTGCGGAAGAGGTTGAACAACAAGTTACGGATAAAATAGAGAAAAAATTAGAAGAAACGCCGTATTTAGATTTTTTACGGAGTTATTCTAAATCGGGAGAGAGTACTTTATTTATTAATTTGCTTGATTCTACGCCCGCAAAAGCAGTACCTGATGTGTGGTATCAGGTGCGGAAAAAAATAGGGGATATTCAGAATACTTTGCCAAATGGGGTCAAAGGACCTTTTTTTAATGATGAGTTTGGCGATACTTTCGGGTCTATCTTTGCGTTTACGGCAGATGGTTTTAATTATGCGGAATTGAAAGATTATATCGATGATGTGCGTCAGGAGTTATTGCGGATTGATGATGTTAGTAAGGTGGATATTGTTGGGGCGCAGGAAGAGAAAATTTATCTGGAGTTGTCACATAGTAAATTAGCGTCGTTGCAGATTGACCCGAATTTAATTATCAATACGTTACAGGCACAAAATGCGATTGCACCCGCAGGAACGATTAATACAGAAAGTGATGCCGTGCATTTGCGGGTGAGTGGGGTGTTTGATTCGGTTGAGAGTATCCGTAATTTAGGGATTTCTACTAATGGGCATGTGTTTCGTTTAGGCGATATTGCAACGGTTTATCGGGGTTATATAGACCCACCGACAACAAAAATGCGTTTTGAGGGGAAAGAGGCAATTGGCTTGGCGGTTTCCATGCGGAAAGGGGGCGATGTCATCATTTTAGGGAAAGCATTGCAGGTGGCAATGGCGCAGATTAAGCAGAATTTACCCGTTGGTATCGATGTGCATCAAGTTTCCAATCAGCCCGCTGTCGTTGAACATTCTGTTCTAGAATTTGTGAAGGTGTTGGCTGAGGCGGTTATTATTGTTTTAATTGTTAGTTTTTTAAGTCTTGGTTTTCGTACAGGGTTGGTTGTGGCGTTATCAATTCCCTTAGTATTAGCAACGACTTTTTTGGTGATGAAATTTTTCGGGATTGATTTACAACGGATTTCGTTAGGGGCATTAATCATTGCCTTGGGCTTATTAGTCGATGATGCAATGATTGCGGTAGAGATGATGGCGTTGAAATTAGAGCAGGGCTGGAGTCGGGCTCATGCAGCAACCTTTGCTTATAATTCAACCGCTTTTCCGATGTTGACAGGAACATTAATTACGGCAGCGGCGTTTTTACCTGTGGGGATGGCGAAATCTGCGGCGGGTGAATATACCTTTTCGATGTTCCAAGTTGTGATTATTGCCTTATTAATTTCTTGGTTTGTCGCGGTGTTGTTTATTCCTTATTTAGGTTATGTGTTATTACCTGAGCACAAGAAACATCAAACGGCAACAGATTCAACAGGAACACATGTCGCCCCAGAACATCATGAAATTGATGTGTATTCTCGAGGTTTTTATGTCCCATTCCGTAAAATGGTTATTTTCTGTGTTAAATATCGGAAAAGCGTTATTTTATTAACGTTTATCCTATTTGCAACTGCGGTTTATGGCTTCCGCTTTGTTGAGCAACAATTTTTCCCTGCCTCAAATCGTCCTGAACTGCTAATTGATTTATGGTTGCCACAAGGTTCATCGTATCAGGCAACTGAAAAAGCCGTTGTAGAAATGGAAAAGCATTTAACGAATGACCCGAATATTGAAAATTATGTGAGTTATGTTGGTAATGGTTCGCCACGCTTTTATTTAGCCATGGATTTGCAATTAGAAAATGCGAATTTTGCGCAAATTGTGGTGATGACAAAAGGCGGAGAAGCTCGAGAGGTGGTTTTGCAAAAAATCCGTAATTTGTTAAACAATGATTTTCCTGAATTACGTGGACGAGTGACCCGTTTAGAAAATGGTCCGCCTGTGGGTTATCCCGTGCAATTCCGTGTTTTGGGTAAAGATTTGGATAAGTTACGTGAAATTTCGCAGGAAGTCGCAACGGCAATGCGGGCAAATCCGAATACACGCAATGTGCATTTAGATTGGAATGAAAAAGCAAAAATTGTGAAGTTGGACATAGACCAAGATAAAGCGCGTCAGTTGGGTATTGATTCACAAACTTTGTCAAATACGTTAAATACGTTTTTAACAGGGTTGAATATGACAGAATTCCGTGAAGAAGACAAGTTAATTCAAGTAGTTGCGCGGGCAATTCCTAGCGAGCGAAGTTTATTAGGAACAATAGACGAGTTAAATATTCCTTTAGCTAACGGCAATTCTGTACCATTAAGCCAGATTGCACGATTGGTGGATAGTTTTGAGGAAGGCGTAATTTGGCGACGTGATCGTTTACCCGTGATTAGCGTGCGAGCGGATATTGTTGACGGCATTCAAGCTCCCGATGTGACCATGCAATTATTGCCTGTTATCAACACGATTAAGGAAAAATTGCCACTAGGCTATGAAATTCAAACGGGGGGCGCGCTTGAATCTAGCGCGAAATCGCAAAAACCCATTGCAGCGGTTATGCCTGTCATGATGATTACGATTTTAACCTTGTTAATGTTGCAGTTACAAAGTATGCAACGGGCGTTTTTAGTCTTGCTGACTGCGCCATTGGGCATTATCGGGATGACGATATTTTTATTGTTATTGGATAGACCTTTTGGCTTTGTGGCGATGCTCGGCGCGATTTCGTTGGCGGGGATGATTATGCGGAACTCGGTGATTTTAGTCGACCAAATTGAGCAAGATAAAGAAATGGGGGTGTCTGATTTTCAAGCAGTTGTAGAATCGACGGTGCGTCGTTTCCGTCCGATTATGTTGACGGCAGCCGCCGCAATTTTGGCGATGATTCCTTTATCAGAAAGTGTTTTCTGGGGACCGTTAGCAGTCACTATTATGGGTGGGCTATTGGTTGCAACGGTTTTAACACTCTTTTTCTTGCCTGCGCTGTATGCCGCTTGGTTTAGGGTAAAAGTCGAATAA